TTCTTTGGTAAGAACTTACAATGCAATGTTTTGGAAATGCTTGCAGGTGGCTGTGACTGTGTTGAGTATTCCGGTTGCATGCAGTTTTAAAACACCGGAGCAGTGAGTATACTTGACCATATGAGACCACAAATCAATATACCAAAATTGCATTTTGGTTGAAGGGTGAATTGTTTAACAGCACCACAAATTTGCCTTCTGCCTCTGAGCTCTAACACTGCTGAACTGCATCAAGTGAAAATTGGAATAGCCTGACCTGTTGACTGACTGTCTCTGCATGGGAGTGTTTCTCATGATGGGAGTTCTCACATGATATTCAGATAACCAGAGTTACGAAATAACTTCAAGTTCTGAGtattaacattattatcatGTCTTTTGTTACTTTGTTATGACTCTTCCTGTTTTTGGTAACATCATGAAATCCATGGGCTGTATCATATTGATAACTTAAAACAGTTttcaatttaattatttgtcaATTTTTCTCATCAAACATCCAATTTCTGTTTTTAGGTAGGCAATGGCCTACCTGCTCTCCCTGGTGGCCCAGGTGACACCACCCCGCACAGAACTTCATCCTTTGTCAGGGAGTCCTTGCGAGAAGACAGGAGACTGGATGTGACCTTCAGTAAGGCTTCTGGACCTGCAGTAGAAACTGGTATGGGTGGAGAGGTGGAACCAGATCGATATTCCAAGCCCGGTACCCAGTGTGACTCAGGTTCTGAGCACAGTTTCCGGAGCCAAATATCCTTTGATAAGGTTTCCTTTGGTAAAACTTTTCAGACTGAACCAAGCAAGCACAAGAGCAACAGCAACTCTCACCGGAGCAATTCTCATCATAGCAATGGCTCCCATGGATACAACAAAAGCTATAGTCAAAGTCATGCTTCCCATAGCAATGGGTCTCTTGGTGGATTTTCTGTAAGATCGAGTGCTAGTGACATTATAGGTGACAAGGCAGATTCTGTGGGATCAGTAGAGTCAAAGACCAGGGGAAAGGGAAGGCTAATGACAATAGGTCAGTCAGGGTCAGAAGGGTCAGCAGGGAAAGTCTATCCTGGGAGGGAGACTCTGGAGCAGATCATGTCGCTGGGTGGTCTGAGGGGGCAGTCAGATAATGAATCCTTCTGAGCAGGTGACCAGAGAAATATTAGAAAAGCCTTCTCAGTGACTTCTCCTTAAAGTTCTTTCTGTCACATCTAAAGATTGTTGTTCACTTTAAGAATGTTTATGATGTAGattttataaatctttttttaagtatagATTTACTTTAAAATCTTTAGAAGGCCCATGACCACAATTCAATTTAATATCTTGTTGCATTTAAGCCAAAGTAGGGGAagagttaaaggtcccatgaaATTAATATTGGAGTTACTGATTGTGGAATGTGTCAAAAATGCaatgtatatttttgtattcacattttacacctttttttttttgttagtctTCAAGTTTTTTGCTGACATGTTTTGCACTTGGAGGCATGTACAATATAAAGATTTCATTCAGTAAAGTGTAACAGTAGATATTTGGGATTCGATCTCGATCTAGTCTTGattaaaaaccacaaatcaaGTTCCTCCCATTGCAATCCAGTTTAATGTGGGAACATATCAACCCTCAGGAAAATTACATTATCAAAGACATGTCATTGGAGGTTTAAGTGAAAATGCACTGCTTCTTtcacacaatatatatttatttttacaatttaagTGCTGACAGACTTTTGATGGATGTTGAATTTGTCCtcaatttgattttaatttggtctttttaaaaaaaaaaaaatcttctatGATGTAgaattgtataatttgttgtaTTGTATCACTGTTATCACTTGTTCCTATTAGGATATTctgcacatttttcaaacttgtaTTTTATAGTAAACATGTTAGCagttttaaattgtgtttctgAGCTTTTAAATTCAAAAACTGTCTATCACTCCAAATTCAGTAAAGTCAAAAATGCTTGTGAAATACTTTATGAGTTTTTAATATGCTCTTAATATGCACAGTTCATGCCATTAACATGTGCAGAAGTAAGAACTAATACTAACTAAATATATAACACCTACCCTCAGAATGGCTGTTTACTGAAATCAAAATGTAGGTTTTActgatatttgttttcagtACTGCATATGTTGATAGAACTCACAAATtgtgtctgaatactttttgGATCTGTGTCTACTCTAAATGTAGATACCATTTTTTGGAGGATGTGAGCCTCCTTCACAGGACCTGCGTCTGTTTGCTACATTATGTTGTTTATGGCCTTTGGTGCTCTGAGAGACAAGGACATGGGGCCGAAGTATGATCTTTGTGGGTTAAAATAGGACATAGTGTTCTGTTTTCCACTACGAGTGAGTACCAAACACCAGTAAAAGCCAAAAGTACAGTTCTCTGCAAAAGTGAAAAGGGTACATAGAGTTTTTCATTTATACTGCCTTCTTATTGTTTTGGTCATCTTAACTGCTTTTATCTTACCTTTTAACTGCTTGATACTCAATGATTTACATGACATTCTCATTGTTTATTGAGATTTTCTTATTTCTAATTAGTGTACAAAGATAGTTTGAAATGGGAATAGTATTTTACAACTACTAGTAATATTAGGAAATGCTTTGAAAGGTGAAGTGTGCATGAAATGGGAAAGAACAAAAATGACTTTACAAGTGAGAGCAGTTTCTCAGCTGTATTTGCACTGGAGTAAACATCAGCCTGAATTGGCCTGTACTGTGCCTGGACAATGTGTGACAATTGATGATGTCTGAGGGCATCACAGTATGAAGCAGGTGTTTATTCACAGTATGCATGCTAATGCTGTGGCGGTTtagatatgtatatatatatatatatataaaagaggGATTTCTGCAACATCCCAGTTGTAAtaattcaacaaaaacaaaatcgaaatgtaaactttaaagaagaaatagcattcttacaaatgaaaagtggaattgataaacacacacaaccttgcTCAGGTCACTTTAATGCTTGTATGGCTTAAATTATTACCACTTGGAATTGAgagtttttgtgtcttttatggTACCAAAattcagtttgagttttaaatGATCACAGTATGTTTTGATATTGTTTAAAGATATTTCATAAGATAGTTCAATTCTCCATCTTCGGTGTTCAGCCGATTAACCATCATTGGCCATCAATTCATCCTTACccttatgttttatgtttgtatatttgtttttgtgaataagcaaattaaaaaaagatgatgcCCTGTTGTTATTGTGTCTTATTTGTATACAGTATGAGTTGGAGAACGCCCGTCTTCGTGATGCCAACCACTCCCTGTCTGAGGCACTTGCAGCCACTGGCTCTGGATCAGCACAACCTGCTGTCAGTGCTCTTGAAGATGAGGCCGTACTTGAGAGCATTGAAAATTCATTTACGAAATTCCATGCTTTCCTTGATCTCCTCAGGGATGCTGGGTGGGTATTAGGAAAACTGGGTAGTACATTTGTCTTGGATTGTGCCAATGCGGTTCTGGAAAGTCAAGTCAAAGAGTCTTTATTCAACAATAGagctttcagtttcattatGTCTTTCTGGTCATTCAGAGCTATTTTTCTATCATGAATTACAGTCTGTCCAGTCATATTAGCTTTCCCCTCCTGGAAATGTGGTACACACCTCAGGTCAAAGTATTGTTCCACCCTGGCAGAATCTCCACAGACTGTTATTTTTGATTGAATTGAACTATTAATGTTTTCCCTCGTCATCTGTCCCTTTTGtctaattttgttttcaatatatTTCTTTTGGGACCACTATAATAATTGCTATTCATCATTAATCAATCTATGTGTTATTTTTTGGTACTAGAGCCCAAAGTGGTGCctaaaaatagtttattttttgcattgttgtgcaatgtttgatttttacaaATGTTACAAAGATGGTATGGTTGACTCCCAACAGCTTTCCCTAAACTCCCAATTTAAAACTATAGGGAGTTGTTTAAAGCAGATTTATGTGCTATCTGCCCAGAAAAGAGGCAAAGCAAAAGTAAATGACAAATGAGAGGACCAACCCTAGCTAGACGACAAGGGATTAGTCGTGACTACACTGGGGTTTTGCCACTACAGTCTCACTGGGTCTGGTATGAGTGGTAGATAACAGTGGCTAATGCTAGCTGACGTTTTCAATAGATATTGCTGTATGATGGATTATATATAGCTCAAATCTACTTGTGTTACTGTTACAACATTGCAGCATTTACCAGTAAAGAATTTAATTATAGATGCAAAGGACAATGGGAAGTCAGAATGAAAGTAGAGGTAACTTCATAAAACACATTACCAATGCCAAAAACAGAAGTTGTGAGCTGATGGAAAGAAGGCAGACCCAGGTGGTTGTGGTACCCATGTTCTACAACGCAATTTTGTAGAACAATGCAGGAAATGAAGTTCCTCCTTTCACTTTCTCAACCTGTGGCTGATGAATGACTCACACATTTATAGGTCAGTAAGAAGTTATTTAATCtttcaatgttttatttatgagtgaactgaccctttaatctTGAAGTTTGATCCATTCAAAAAATATACGCTAGTGATTTAAACATAGTTAATATGAATTGAAAAGATAAGAGGCCCTAAAGGGGAAGAGCTTTCAAGGGCTTTATCACTGTCATGTAATAAAACAATGGGCTGTCATGCCACACAATGTTGATAATAGCGCATATGTACTATTTGCTGTATGAATGAGTGTTTCACTATCAATGCACCGAGTCCACTTTGATAAGTAAATTATCAAAGCTCCTCCGCGTCTTTCGGTGTCTTAAGATTCTACAACACTGGCTCATTGTTATCATCAGAGGACACAGTGCCAGACTCCACTTTGCACTTTCAATCAGCACCGTCAGAACAAAATAgtaaaactgtgtgaaaaacatCAGTCATGTTTTATGATTGCTACCATAACTACAGCTGCTCCACAGATATGGAGGACTACTGCAGCAGTTCTGACCAAGAACAATGTGAGTGGTGAAGGAAAGGGAACACAGAGGAAGTAGAGCCATGTGGAGACAGAGTGACAAAGCtgatacaacaaacaaaacaccacaTGAAAACTGACACACTTCCAAAATTccagtaaaacaaaataagtaGACCATTGTTGAGACTACATTCCAAGCCTCCTTCTGTCCAGTCCAGTAAGTGATATCACCCAAGGTCAGTCTACTCTCATTACATTAATTCTGCATTCTTTCAATCCAAAGTGATTTACACTAAGTGTTTTCAAACTGTTCGACCAACAtgcagatgaaatgaaatgaaaagaaccACCACAAGAACAGAAAGGCAACTGTTATATTAGGTGTagtactttgtttgtttgtttgcttgtgtgtatgcTGTTTTACTGCCAAAAGAATTTCCTCATGTGACATTAAAGATCTGAACTGAAGGGAAAGTAGTCAATTGCAGACGTAGATGACAGGTTTCTAATTGGCCAAAACCTCCAGTAATTTCATTCAAGTGCAGCATAAAGCAAGTGCTGTGAAGCTACCTCCGGATATGTGAGGAACAAAGTCGTCTTTTATAACTGTGCCAAATGAAAcccacaaataaataagtaattaaaTGTGGTAAAGTTGCGTTCAAGTCTATATCTACAAAATCTGTGAAAACTGAAACTTGTTTCAAGCTGGGcgtcttgtttttttatttatgtgcatGAATCATGACCCAGCAATGTTCTGACACTACACTGTTCCTGTTTTATTGGAGGATAAAGCTTCAATAAATGAACTTGCTAAATGTCAGAATTTATCATCGGATGAAGATAAAAGTACTCTGCAGGAGCCTGCATCCTGCCCGGCACATGGTGACTATGGCCTCTTACAAAACAGGTGCTTCACCGGGGCAATCAAGGctgtcatttcattattatgcaACACTGGCTGTAGGCCATCCCATGGTTGACCTGGTACAGAGAAAACCTGAGGATATTTATTTGACAGTCTCAATTCTCTGATACACACTGTGCTCTGAGCGAAGgcaaataatgataaaatgtgaCGTTTGTTTGTTGTTCGACTGCACTGCCAGTTTTTTGGTCTGAATCTTTCTGATCTGAAGGGTTTGTCACaggaagctgaaaaaaaatggaagttAAGTCCAGGCTGGTGCAGAGTGCATGAGTACAATTAATTTTAGATGAGCAGATGTTACTGTTGTCTACTTTTAGAAGTGCTCTAGAACTGACTCCTTCCTTGCTGTCACTAGAGACCTTTTTTTACTGACTAAACTGACATCTGATGAGCAACCACTGACTCTCCAGGTAACTCATTTTATACATCtaagctgatttaaaaaaataccagACTACAGCCATTGGTATATACAGTGGACACCCTGGAATACAACGTTAATGTGCATATTACCACGTACACTGTTACCTACTCTCTTATCTGGTCATTGACTGAGTTTGCAACAGTCTAGCTGGATAGGTGCAACTGACACAGAGGACAAGGTGAAGTATCAATATTTAAAGTCACTGTGGCTGTAGCCATTATTTGTTAATTGTACAGGGAGATGATGCTTTGTACGTGTACTCACGTCAGTCGGCCTTCAACGGTGCAAATTCCttcactaatacacacacacttaacacacCTATTTCTTGCGAAGAAGATGGCAATTCTGCATAGACATTAATAAATCTGGTTAGTACTTTTACTCTAGGCTTATCTGTGCACtattaatatgattttttattggTGAAGGTAATGATCAATCATCACTCCCCTTGAATCAAAGTACAGATGACAATGCCTACATTAATTTGCTCACCAGGCCAGTGTCAGACAGAGATTATCTGTTAGTATTTCTGTAATCACTTATTAATGTACTTAGTACTTTTATGTGACTATCAATAAACCATTAGGGGTTACTAGCCAACTTTGGCTCCATGTCAATAAGAGGTACCGAAGTTAACAAATCTGAGTGTTCACACCCAGTATCCCAcactgaaggacacacacacacgcacagacacacatcgCCTGTTACTGTGGTATTTCATACTGAAGCTTTTGCACAGGTCTATCAAACTAtatgcattttctgtttgttgcatAGAGAATGAGACATGAAATTAATTATGGATGTTGATCAatagagaaacaaagacagcacAAAATGAAGTTCTGTGGCAGGGTAATCATGTTTATTGGTCTACAGTTATGGCCAGATTTATCATTTGCTGCATCACAGaaagcatgcatgtgtttgacAGTGCTAAGAGAGGTGCTATGCTGTAAAACTACACACTATATAAATACAGCTACAATCAAAATATGCCATAATCCTGAGAAAAAGTATGAGTTTTAACTAAACATATTGTCTGCCAATAATACAAAATCGTCCCTCCTTAAAACTCTCTTGGTCAAAACTTGAGTATGAATACATGTAGGAGTAACATGATATCTTGCTGAATTAAACACTCCTTCCGTGAACAGAATACTCTGTAAATAAATTACAAGCATcgcacttttaaaaacaacacaactctaaagctttacatttctttttccaaatagaacaaactttttttttttttaatcagactgTACAAACAATGTTACAATTCATCACAATTTCCAACAGGTGTTAAGACTATTTTGAGTGGTATAAActgacagtaaatacagctaTGAAAGTGCTCCATTGAGAATGACTCTGTTGgttgcaaaaatgtttttctttctcgaGATATAAAATTTTAGAGAAACACTATAACAGCGATatcttcccctttttttttgaaATGCTTAAGCTCTATTCTTCGGCTATGGGCCATAACTTTACAAAAATGTGGTTGCACAGGTCATGGATAGACAGGAATGTTGTTATTGGAAAAGGGTCTCCTCAGGCCCAGCAAACAAAAGGCAGATTCAATCCATGTCCATGCCTATTCATGCATTCGTCCTGTGCTCATCAGTATTTGCCAAGCTCACACTGGGCAGCGATAAAGCCATTCTAATTACTGGGTTGTCCTTTTGAACTGGCCCGGTCCTGATTTTTAAATGGTTTGCTTAGTCATAGTAGGTCCACATTTTGCTTCCCCAGCAGTTTCCCTTGAATCAATTTCAcatcattgtcatttttaaatgcaaCCGTCTTCATCATCCGGAGCCTCCTTTGGTGAATATTAGTTGTTCTCTTGGGAGACTGTGGTTTCCTAAGAAATGggtaaaaaacagaaagagtaACACTATGAGGTCAGGTCACTGAAGTGCACATAGCTATAGAGTCTCTTAAGTAAGTTCTCCCAAGGCTAAACTAGAAACCAAGTTAAATTTTCCAACATACCATAGCAGCTAATCGATCATTCGTCCAAAAAAACATACCTCAGACCACAACAACTGTTGCGAGCTAGGGGCGTATGTTGAGTTAAGTTCATTGTGTACTCACACTCCCGTACCTCTACTATCTTATCTGCTCCGTTTCGTGTTGCAATCTAATGCACTAAATTGACAGTGTTATGGTCAAGGTATGCTTATACAACTTGTAATTTTCAGATAAGGCCACTGTTGTTGGCAGGGTTGTCGAAGCAAGCAGAGGTCCTATACTGTAggttttgtgtaatttttatttgtctgtcatttatttcattatgtgcAGGATTACAGTTTTAGAGgacacattatatttaaaaGGTTAAATGGACCTAATTTGATTCCTTTCTCcctgaacataaaaaaaactgctcttAACACGTTTATTAAGTAACATTTCTTGCTCACTCCAGCAACATTTCTGTTGAAACAGCAGTGAATGGAAACTTGAAATTCTTGAATCTTTATGGGGTGCTGCTGTAATTGCCTATATGCTGTGCTTAATGAGAGAAGCAACACAGTGTAAAAACGTCCAACATCCTGCTCATGAGGTAGTAAATTTTGGTGGGTGTTCAGTTAACTGTTTGTAGTGATCCTGTGTTTGGTAATATGCAAAACAATGACTACATTAATTGGTGTTTCtaaatgtatatacatacatacagatacaGTTATGAATTACTGTATATATCCTTCATGGATACTATAGTAAATTTTGTGAGTTGAATGTTCAACAAGAGAGGGTTGAAGAAATGGatctgtttctctgttcagTTGTGGCTAACATCTAGAGCGACATTACTGTAGTGCTTTAGTGTGTCGAGTGCATTGCTGTGATTAAAGAAGTTTTTTGTACTGTGCATAATGTCACAATATCACATATCTCTGGGTTGAATTCcccacatttacattttcataactTCTATCTACAGAATTCGACTTTGTAAAATTTggccttttttttaatgcataaatcagagggttttttttttttggttaatttcaattttcattGAATGTGTATGtattaaagtcataaaaagtcccTTACAAATGGAGTCCTCTCTCCAAATTTGCTCCAGAATGTCATCTTGACAGTGCTCCTGTGCCCTGTCCGCTGGTCAAAGGTCTGGCAGGTCTGGAAGGGAGGACTGTACAGGTGCAAACTGGCTGCACACTCTGTGTGGCTGACATTTTCCACACGATGAAGGCCAATgttgtctacacacacacacacacacacaggcagaggaacaaacaacatacatttAGACAGTGTACGCCACTGGAATGCTGTGAAGTGGGGCTCGGAGGTGGTTACTAGCGGTTCTGTAATCTACAGCTGAGCCCAAACATCACACCAGGGTGCTGCTGGCATCGATAAAATACATAGTCAGCAGAGACTTGAGGAGAGACCTGAGTACTATTCACTGTAAAGTTACATCTGCCTGGGAACTCCTGTGAGGCCAATTTGACATTACATAACAGCAAGGGCTGGAAACTTTGGCATTAATgggcactgtaaaaaaaatgacacacatATTGCACTGTTGCACACAGAGTTCAGAGATACGTCACATCAGCATATCTTGTGGGGGACAGAACATGTAAAAGATGTTCATTCTCTTGTACCGAACACAGCATTTTAGCTACAGCAAAATAACAATGTGAGTGTAtcattgtattaaaaaaaaatcacacattgcCCCcacgcacaaatacacagattATTAATAGATCTAACTGGTATTAATATTGCAGGAGTGTAAACTCTAATTGAAAAAGAATGACTAGTTTCTCACCATTTATGTAAGCAACCTTGTTTTCCTGGAGAATTCTCTGTGACTTCTGGACCATGTCTCCGTGAGATTTACCCTCTGGCCACTCGAACAGCGTCTCCTTCAGCTGACCTTGCAGCAGCTTCATGAAGCAGTGGGAGTTTGTGTGGTCGTGGATGCTACTGCAAAAGCATTAACAAACACAGAAGAACACAGTGTCAGAATACATCAAGGCCTCCTCACGATTTCTGGGCCAGAAGCACAGTTGAAGTtaataagttaaaaaatatataaatatatatatatatatatatatatatataatatatatatggcATTCAATCTAAAGGTGaaatcatttctgtgtttggggGAGTTTGTTTTTGGAAACTTCTTGATCTTTTTGGTCAGCAGGGTTGAAAATACTGTGTGAGCTGTTCAATTTAAACTGTTCACCCAGACTGACAGCTACCAAAACATTTGCATACTGTAATGTAACGCCATTACAGTTTCATAAGTAATAAGCCACAACACAGTTTAGGCTCCTCTGTCGAAACATGGCTCCCTTGAACATCTGTGTTGGTTAACCATTACTTATACCACATCCCTATTACTGTGCTAGGTATGTGGTAAAACAAGAGTCTTGGCACCAATCACATTTGCTCTAGGGCTCGATCAGCCATCAGAAACATGCCTAGAAATGTCCAGAAGTCACTTTTTCACAAGAGAAAGGTGCCTGTTTTTACTGCATCACTACTTGGGGATTCTGCAAAAACTGAAACTAACACCTAAAAATTGTAAAACCACATCCTTATTACAACTACTGCAATAGGGATGTGGTAAAACAAATGACTTTGCTCTTCTGTAAAAGAGCTCTTCCTTTCCGATGCCTGTAATCTATAATCATATGTAGACTTGCCACATAATTCTCTATCAGATATGAATAAATCAGCCAATGGCAGGCATTCATATGACACTTAATGACTTAATGATTAAGTGGGGCATGTGATAGATATCATGAAATTCTGTCAGTCTGAGGAACATTGGACTCTCTTATCTTTTTtaactaataaaataattacCAGAGAAAATCAGTGGTTTACAGTGTCTATAAGTGAGTGGCTGCTAACATCGCTGATGAACCCTTGACCACCGAAAACAATCTTATTATTCCCAAAATGCAATAGGTTTTACGTAGATTTACAGAATGCAACAGGTTTCTGTTTGTAGGTTgttcaaaatgaaaacttttgaaAGACTATGTGATAGTATTGTGTGCTGCAATAAGTAAGGAGATCAGATTAAGTTAACTTTGTCGTGTTAATTATTCTTTTGCATGTGGAGGCATCTCACCTGCC
This genomic window from Seriola aureovittata isolate HTS-2021-v1 ecotype China chromosome 5, ASM2101889v1, whole genome shotgun sequence contains:
- the cdo1 gene encoding cysteine dioxygenase type 1 isoform X1, with translation MEHTEVVKPETLNDLIKTLHNIFESDSVNVEEVQAIMESYESKPQEWMKYAKFDQYRYTRNLVDEGNGKFNLMILCWGEGHGSSIHDHTNSHCFMKLLQGQLKETLFEWPEGKSHGDMVQKSQRILQENKVAYINDNIGLHRVENVSHTECAASLHLYSPPFQTCQTFDQRTGHRSTVKMTFWSKFGERTPFETTVSQENN
- the cdo1 gene encoding cysteine dioxygenase type 1 isoform X2; translation: MILCWGEGHGSSIHDHTNSHCFMKLLQGQLKETLFEWPEGKSHGDMVQKSQRILQENKVAYINDNIGLHRVENVSHTECAASLHLYSPPFQTCQTFDQRTGHRSTVKMTFWSKFGERTPFETTVSQENN